A portion of the Gigantopelta aegis isolate Gae_Host chromosome 10, Gae_host_genome, whole genome shotgun sequence genome contains these proteins:
- the LOC121383465 gene encoding UDP-glucuronosyltransferase 1A1-like: protein MTVISTVSTTHRRIFDMAVMLKILALALLPSLLVPFVSSSNVLLLPLLATSHCLEAAAVGSELANRGHNVTLLVVSFFDATKCLGDAKINLLVSHASQELDELNNKMDKFLAHAFKEETQTLKALKSVSDTTEILGKLCEHYITDQSLVHKLSEARFDLAIVDGFPFARCLFALPYSLGIPTVSVSSIQDDVRCGQPFQGNTVPHVLSAFSNEMTMPERLANLVITLSLPLIDWFVLPRFDLGKFGVSLETSNIQKIFKRSLLHLENSDHIVDFPKATFPNFVQVGGLTTLPAKPLTPELERYFDNAEHGVILVAFGDTVKGAPKAFIEKLTSAFRRLKQNVIFKLDHDEDMGNVKILKWVPQRDVLGHRKLKLIVSHCGKNTFYEALYNGVPILCTPLHGDNFAIAKRVSHFRVGTSLNIISATEDEIIESVNNVLNDPSYAANMKRASALFKDRPETPRQRAASAVEHVLKYGGDHLRPGGADINIFQYTYGDVWLVISGVIVITVYLLVKVIRFICCRNRKTSSKKKKRQ from the coding sequence CTTTGTGAGTTCCTCTAACGTGCTTCTCCTGCCGCTACTAGCGACCAGTCACTGTCTGGAGGCCGCTGCAGTTGGGTCAGAGCTGGCCAACAGAGGACACAACGTCACCTTGCTTGTTGTGTCATTCTTTGACGCTACCAAATGTCTCGGTGATGCCAAGATCAACCTTCTGGTGTCCCACGCAAGCCAGGAGTTGGACGAATTGAATAACAAGATGGACAAGTTTTTGGCGCATGCGTTCAAAGAAGAGACTCAGACTTTGAAAGCTTTAAAGTCTGTATCTGACACGACGGAGATATTAGGAAAACTTTGTGAGCACTACATTACAGACCAGTCTTTGGTGCACAAGCTGTCGGAAGCTCGGTTTGACTTGGCGATTGTCGACGGATTTCCTTTCGCACGGTGTCTGTTTGCATTGCCATACTCTTTAGGCATTCCCACAGTCTCCGTTTCGTCGATACAAGACGATGTTCGTTGTGGCCAACCATTCCAGGGCAACACTGTTCCACATGTGCTGAGTGCCTTTTCCAATGAAATGACTATGCCAGAAAGGCTAGCAAACTTAGTGATCACGTTATCGTTACCGTTAATAGATTGGTTTGTTCTTCCCAGATTTGACCTCGGAAAGTTTGGAGTGAGTTTAGAAACCAGCAACATTCAAAAGATATTTAAGAGATCTCTTTTGCATCTGGAAAATTCCGATCACATTGTAGATTTCCCAAAGGCCACATTTCCCAACTTTGTTCAAGTTGGTGGACTGACAACCCTTCCAGCTAAACCTTTGACACCCGAGCTAGAAAGATATTTCGACAACGCTGAACATGGCGTAATACTGGTGGCATTTGGTGATACTGTGAAAGGAGCTCCCAAAGCGTTTATCGAAAAACTAACTTCAGCTTTTAGGAGACTAAAACAGAACGTTATTTTCAAGCTGGACCATGATGAGGACATGGGGaatgtcaaaatattaaaatgggtGCCCCAGCGTGACGTTCTGGGACACCGAAAGCTGAAGCTTATTGTATCCCACTGTGGGAAAAACACTTTCTACGAAGCATTGTATAATGGGGTCCCCATACTATGCACTCCGCTTCATGGCGACAATTTTGCAATCGCGAAGAGAGTCTCGCATTTTCGTGTTGGAACTTCTCTGAACATCATCAGCGCCACAGAAGACGAAATTATCGAATCTGTCAACAATGTCTTAAACGATCCGTCGTATGCTGCCAACATGAAAAGGGCTTCAGCCTTATTCAAGGACCGACCAGAGACTCCAAGACAGCGTGCAGCCAGTGCCGTGGAACATGTTCTGAAGTACGGAGGGGATCATTTGAGGCCAGGGGGTGCAGATATCAATATATTCCAGTACACGTATGGTGACGTATGGCTGGTTATTTCCGGTGTGATCGTCATCACTGTATATTTGTTAGTGAAGGTTATCCGGTTCATTTGCTGTAGAAACCGAAAAACATcttcaaagaaaaagaaacgtcAGTAG